Proteins encoded by one window of Candidatus Obscuribacter sp.:
- a CDS encoding MGMT family protein: MNTDSPAFVLVYEIVCRIPRGKVLTYGLLSHLIGKRLSAQGVGWALNALPCSAKVANGKKYHSQNVPWHRVVNSKGGMSTHKIIDIPPDMQKQLLEAEGVKFDSEDKMVLDDYLWHEGLV; this comes from the coding sequence ATGAATACTGATAGCCCGGCTTTTGTCCTCGTTTATGAAATAGTCTGCCGTATCCCACGTGGCAAAGTTTTGACTTATGGTTTGCTCTCGCACCTTATTGGTAAGCGTCTCTCAGCGCAGGGTGTGGGTTGGGCTCTCAATGCTCTACCTTGCTCGGCAAAAGTAGCCAATGGCAAAAAATATCACAGTCAAAATGTACCCTGGCACCGTGTCGTCAATAGCAAAGGCGGTATGAGTACGCACAAAATAATAGATATCCCGCCCGATATGCAAAAGCAATTGCTTGAGGCAGAGGGCGTCAAATTTGATAGTGAGGACAAGATGGTCCTCGATGATTACCTCTGGCATGAGGGTCTTGTGTAA